The following is a genomic window from Microcoleus sp. FACHB-672.
TGATTACGGTATTATTATCAATCACAATAACTTTGTGGTGAAAAGCACTGGGATTACTATCTTGACGCACCGGCATCCCAGCACAGTAAAACTTAGGCAGTTCACTGTACTCCGTTTCACTGCCATTTTTTTCAAAAATTCCCTGCACATCCACTCCCGCTTTTGCGCGATTCAGCATCGCCGCACCCAGTTGTTCGTGAGTAAATGAAAAAGCCATAAATCGAATACTGCTTTTCGCATTATTAATCAGCGGCAACAATTTACTTGATACTTTATCCTCAGGGGCAAATAACACCTGTACCGACGTTCCATTTACGGTGACTTGTTGCAAATCCACTGTTGAGGGAGAAGAAGGGCCAAATTGGCCGGCCCACATTTCTGCAAATTCTTGCTCGAATATCACCGCTAATTCTGGCGAATTTAGAAAAATCGCATTATTGTTATTTCTTTGTGTGCCATTGATCGTTAAATTTGTGGAGCCGGTCCAGACGACTCGATTATCAAAGATAATAAATTTGTTGTGCATCAAATCCGGTCGGTCATCTGCCTTTACAGGAATTCCCGCCCGCTTTAGCTGAGCGAATTGTCCGTGTCCCGGATCTTTATCTTCTGCCAATCCATATTCGTCATCTGTCACCCATTTAATATCAACTCCGCGCTTCTTCGCGGCAATCAGTGCCTCAGCAATTGAATCGAGATTGAATTCAAATGCGGCAATATGAATACTACTTTTACTACTGTTAATATTAGTAACCAATTCGGCTACAATCGTATTATTTGGTGGGGTGGGATTGGTGAACTGAATTTGCCACCAAGATTTTTGGAATAAACCGCAGCCGGCTAATCCGCAAATAAGGGAAGCCATTAACAACGCAGAGATGGTGCGTCGATATTGAGTGCTGAGGAAGTTTGGGAAGGCTTTGAGTGTTATTTTTCCAAAGTCAATAATACGTTGTGGAATACTTTTTTTAAATTTAAGTTTTGAATTTTTGCTAGAACTTTGCTTAATTGAATTCATAACATTAAAAAATGAGAGTCTTCCTGTCTTGTCTGATCAAATCTAAATTGATATGTGAAAAATTACGGCTGTGCTTCCTCATGTGAACCTTCAACAAGCCGGCGAAGATTGAGAATCCATTCGGACGGTTCCTCTAGCAGTGGTTGCTTTAATAATGCTTGCTGCTGTGCCTTGTTTGGGGGTTGGTAATTTGGGTAAATCTTGGCAGCTTGTTCTAGAATCTCATTCAGTGAAGACTCACCGGCACGATCATCCCTGTCCTCTCCTGTGGTAACCCACTGATTGACTGATCGCATCAGCAAGCGGACGGCGCGAAGTTTGGGGGCGATGAAGGTTTCAGCCGCTTCCTCATCTAAATCAGCCGTGTCTCGCACAATTAGTTTGACACAGGCTAAGCCCCAGTCCAGCAAAGCGCTAGCTGCCGGCTCATCTAGTTGAGCGGTGAGAGCTTCATTGTCCAAAAGGCTTTCTGCGGCCAGATTCATCCGTTGCGTAAGCGGCTCAGTCATACAATTTTAGATTTTAGAGTGGAGATTGAGAAAATTTTATTTAAATGCTTGCTAGAAAAGGCGTTCAGATTCGTAGATTGGGTTGAGCATAGCCAAAGCTAACCTACAGGAAAATCCCAAAATGTGCCGCAGATGAGCGCAAGTGTGGCAGCGATCCCCACCGCAGAAGCCGGTGCCCTGTGAATCCCTCAAACGCCGGCTACCAGCAGTTAGTGGCCACTTTGCGCTAGACTGTAACAATTCATTCAAATTGTTTAGCTATAAAACGTTACGATAAGTCACATCGTATTAAATTTTTATTGGCCTTTACACAAATTGCTTCAATTGAGGACTCTATCAGGGTTCCCAGCCGAAATCTTGAGGCTGGAAAACGGCTTAACAGTGATTCACCAATCGGTTCCGGCCACACCTGTGGCTGTTGTAGATGTTTGGGTCAGAGCCGGCGCAATGGCAGAACCGGCGCAATGGTCTGGAATGGCGCACTTTTTAGAACACATGATCTTTAAAGGCACCGATCTGATGCCGCCTGGGGTATTTGATTGCGTAATCGAAAATCGGGGCGGAATGACAAATGCGGCCACGAGTCACGACTACGCACATTTCTTCACGCTCACAGCAGCCGAGTATTTAAAAGATACCCTGCCGGCTTTGGCAGAACTTATTTTACACGCCGCTATCCCAGACGATGAATTTGTCCGCGAGCGCGATGTCGTGTTAGAGGAAATCCGTCAAACTGCTGATAACCCGGACTGGTTAGCCTTTCAAGCCCTGATGGAGATTGTTTACCCTCGCCACCCCTACGGACGGCCAATCCTGGGAACTGAGGCTAAATTGATGCAGCATTCACCCCAGGAAATGCGGAGTTTCCACCGAACGCACTATCAACCAGAAAACATGGCTGTCGTGATAGTCGGTGATGTGGAGTTGGAACCGGCCCTGGAATTAGTGAATCAAGCCTTTGAGAAATTTCCCGTCCCAGAAAAATGTCCCAAAATCCAAACCGAAGCTGAACCGCCGATGATCGAAATCCGCCGGCGGGAACTGTATGTTCCCCGGTTGGAACAGGCGCGGCTAATTATGGCTTGGACAGGACCAGGGGTCGATCAGTTACAAGATGCTTACGGATTAGATTTACTCTCGGTGCTGCTAGGAGAAGGGCGAACCTCTCGCTTAGTCCGGGACTTGCGGGAAGAGAGGCGATGCGTTCAAGGGGTTAACTGTAGTTTCTCCCTACAACAGGAATCGAGTTTGTTAACGATCAGTGCCTGGTTAGATCCAAAAAATGTGGAGTCGGTGGAAGCATTGATTTGCGAGCATCTCATGCAATTGCAAGCAAAACCAATTTCTGAAGCAGAACTCGCTCGCTGCAAACGCTTGCTGTGTAATGACTATGCCTTTTCAACAGAAACCCCGATTCAGCTAGCCGGTTTATACGGTTATTACCATACCATTGCCCGCTCGGAAATGTCTGTGACGTATCCGACAAAAATTCAGTCCTATCAAGCCAAAGATTTACAGCGTTTAGCCGCTCAGTATCTCTCCCCCTACTACTACGCAGTTACGGTGCTTAAACCTCTTTAATTCTTAATTCGTCACCGGCATTTAGCTCGCTCCATCTCCCCATTTTCTAAAATCCCATCCCCAACTAAAACGTGAATCAAACTTTAATGCAATCTTTTCAGAACCGGACTGTTCATCGCACTGTTCTCAACAATGGGATGGTAGTGCTATTGGTAGAAAATCCCGCTGCCGATATTATTGCCTCTCGGATTTTTGTCCGCGCCGGCAGCCGGTGCGAACCCAGACATCAAGCGGGGCTAGCTCACCTACTCGCAGCAGTTCTGACAAAAGGAACTAGCCGGCTTTCTTCCCTAGAAATTGCTGAGCAGGTAGAGTCTGTTGGAGCGAGTCTGGGTGCAGATGCCACCCCAGATTATTTCTTGCTAAGTCTGAAAACCGTTTCCTCTGACTTTGCTCAGATGCTCGACTTGGCGGGGCAACTGCTGAGAGCGCCAACTTTCCCAGAAGCAGAGGTGGAACTGGAACAATGCCTCACACTTCAAGGCATTCGCTCTCAGCAGGAACAGCCGTTTGCGATCGCATTCGAGCAGCTGCGGCAAGCCATGTACCCGGATCATCCCTATGCCTTCTCTAGCCTGGGAACCGAAGCCACGGTTTCTCAACTGACGTGCGACGATCTGCACCACTATCACCAAACGTATTTCCGCCCAGATAATGTAGTTATTAGTTTGGCCGGTCGGATTGCGCCAGAATACGCCCTGGAACTAATCAGTGAAGTGTTTGGAGATTGGCAAGCACCGGCAACGCCTCTGCCGGCTCTGGTGCTGCCGGTGCCGAACCCTAAACCTCAGCAAATTGTCACTCCCCTCCAGACGCAGCAATCGATTGTTATGCTGGGCTATCTCGCGCCTTCTGTACGGTGTGCAGAAACCACAGAAGCGCCCGAAAATTCAAGTGAACCTTTAAACTTCCCCACCACCAAAGCAGTCAGCGCCGATTATGCAGCGCTGAAGCTCCTGAATACTTACTTAGGAAATGGTCTCTCCAGCCGGCTGTTTGTGGAATTGCGAGAGAAGCGCGGCTTGGCTTACGAAGTTTCGGCACTGTATCCTACGCGTCTGGATACGTCCCAGTTTGCGGTTTACATGGGCACTGCACCCGACAACACTGCAACAGCGCTAGCCGGCTTGCGGACAGAAGTAGAGCGCCTCTGCAACGTGGTACTCAGTGATGAAGAATTACAAGCAGCAAAGAATAAGTTGCTGGGGCAGTACGCTTTAGGTAAACAAACCAACGCTCAACTCGCTCAGGTGTTTGGCTGGTACGAGACGTTAGGGCTGGGAATTGAATTCGATTCGAGTTTTACCGCAGCGATTAGTGCGGTGACGGCACCTGTGGCTCAGCAAGCGGCTTGCCGATATTTCAGTGAACCTTTTATCTCTTTGGTCGGGCCGGCTGCTGCGGTGACTCAAGTGCCGGTTGTGGCCCTTTCCTAGGGCAATCGAGCAAAATAACTGACCCACACTCGATTAAAATCCCTTTCCAATTTCCAGAAAAAGGGTTTTGCTGGGCTGAGGGTTGAACCTATCAATCAGCGTTAAAATCTGCGGCTTGCGGCGAGTGCTAGCGGGGGAATTCCCTAAGGAATGCTCAAGTCGGCTCAGCTGCAAGTTTGGTGTGGCAACTTGCAACGCGCTATAACTCTTTGCAAGTGTTATTTTTCGCTTGTCATAATAGATGAAATTATTTTTATTTGAAAGAAGTATTTCCGAGTTTCTATAGATACAGAAAAACTCGTCTTCAGCATCAAGGTTTTTCCCTGCAATTACAAATTCTGGGTCAAACAACTCTATTTTTGTAAAGATTTAATTTGACCTTTAACAACTTTCTTACCACAAGCCGGTGAAGTGCGATAATTGATGCCATCATCAGGAATTTGTCAAGGGTGTAGTTTAAAATTTGTTGGTAATAAAATTGACAAATCATTTTTTTTATGATGTCAAAAACCCCAGTTCGCGTGGCCTGGTTAATTGGCTGTGGGATCTGTTATAGCTTCAATTTCATCGGCATCGCCAACGCTCAAATTACCCCAGATACAACTCTGCCGCGTAACACAACGGTTACCCCAGCCGGCAATGTCATCCAGATTGAAGGCGGAACCCAAGCCGGCAGCAGTTTATTCCACAGTTTCCGAGAATTTTCTGTTCCGACAAATACCGAAGCATTCTTTAACAATGCAGCCGATATTCAAAATATCTTCAGTCGCGTCACCGGCAGCACAATTTCCAACATTGATGGTTTAATTCGCGCTAACGGGACAGCTAACCTGTTTCTGCTTAACCCAAATGGCATCCTGTTTGGCCCCAATGCCCGGTTAAACATCGGGGGTTCCTTTATGGGGACAACGGCAAACAGTATTCAATTTGCCGATGGCAGCGAATTCAGTGCGGTTAATCCCACTGCCCCACCGATATTGACCGTGAATGTCCCGATTGGCTTACAATTAGGGCCAAATCCAGGCGGAATTCAAGTCGAAGGGTTGGGGAATCAACTTGCATTTGATCCAGAAACTTTAGCAACCCTTCGAGAAGATAGACCGGCTGGACTTGAAGTGAATGCCGGCAATACCTTAACCCTGGTTGGCGGTAATATTACACTTGTTGGCGGCAATTTAACCGCAGAATCTGGGCGAATTGAACTGGGAAGCGCTGCCGGTGGAACCGTCGCCCTCATACCCACGAATTCAGGCTGGACGCTTCAGTATCCAGATATTCAAAATTTTCAAGATATCCGTCTTTCTCAAGCGGCTTCCATTAGTAGCAGTGGCACCGGCGGCGGCGACGTTCACCTCATGGGCCGGCGCATTACGCTGAGTGAAGGTTCAGCCATTTTAGCCGATACCTTGGGCGACCAACCCGGAGGCAGCCTGATTGTTCGTGCCACCGAATCCGTTGAATTAACCAGTAGTCCCGGTGCATTTTCCAGCAGTCTCTTTGCCAGCGTTGACCCCGGCGCAACCGGCAATGGCGGCAAGTTGCTCATCGAAACCGATCACTTGAGTGTTGCAGATGGCGCGATTATTGGAGCAGATACCTTTGGATCTGGCAACGCCGGCAGTTTAACGATCCAAGCAAATTTAGTAGAATTCCTGGCCGGCAGCGTGGTAGAAACTTCTGTGTATACAGGAGCCACAGGTCAGGGCGGAAACTTAATTATTCAAGCGGAGCGCTTGTTAGTAACAGATGGGGCACAAGTTTTAACCTTTACCCTAGGTGGCGGTGATGCCGCCCAAATGACGGTAAAAGCCAGAGAAGTTGAAGTCACTGGCACTTCAGAATCTGGAATATTTGCCAGCGTTTTAGCCGCCTCTGTCGAACCGGGGGCAACTGGCAACGGCGGTAAACTCACCATCGAAGCCGAAAGCTTGCGAATCACCAATGGTGCGCGGGTGGGCGTTGAAAGCCTAAGTTTTGGTAATGCCGGGGAAGTCAGCGTGCGGGCAAATCTGGTTGAAGTTGCCGGTACTTCAGTCTTGGGAAGTCCGAGCACATTATCCGCTGACACCACAGATGCCGGTTTGGGAGGTGACTTAACCCTGGAAACGGCAAGGCTGATCGTCCGGGATGGCGGACAGATCGCCACGGGCACCTTGGGCAGCCGTGCGGGGGGGAACCTGAATATTAAAGCCTCTGAGTCTGTTGAAGTGAGCGGGTCAGTGCCGGCAGTTCCTCCCATCAAGCGCGACTTTTTCCGCGATGAGTCAGGACAGCATTTTCCCAGCGGGTTATTTGCCAGTTCTCAGGGAACTGGAGATGCCGGCAACTTAATCCTTGAGACACAGCGGCTGATCGTTGGTGATGGGGCGCAAGTCTCCGTCAGTTCCAATCAAACGGGGGGTGCCGGCAACCTTAATCTGAATGCCGACCAGATCCGCCTTGATCGAGGAATACTCAGCGCCGCCGCCGCCCAAGGAAATCAAGGTAACATGACCCTCAACGCCTCTGATATTCAACTACAGCGCGGCAGCCAAATCACCACAAACGCCACCGGCACCGCCACCGGCGGCAATATTACCATCAATGCCGATACCTTAGCTGCCTTGGGAAATAGCGATATCACTGCCAATGCCACCGGCAGCTTTGGCGGTCAGGTTATTATCAATGCACAAGGCATTTTTGGCACAGAATTTCGGCCAACGCTGACGATCCAGAGTGATATTACTGCCACCTCCAGCCTCGGCGCACAGTTTAGCGGCACTGTACAACTGAATACCCCCGATGTCGATCCGGCTTCAGGTGTGGTTGAGTTAGCCCAAAAGCCGGTTGATCCGAGCACTCAAATTGCTGCCGGTTGCACAGCAGCTAGAGGCAGTAGCTTCACCGATACCGGACACGGCGGTTTGCCGGCTGATCCCACTCAAACCCTCAGAGGAACAGCACGTTGGCAGGATCTGCGTCCCCTAGAAGCTGTTGGGCAGATTGTAGGGGAGAGCGAAAGAGGGGGAGAAAGGGAGACGGGGATTTCCCAATTTTCAGTTGCCAACCCCCAGCCCCCAATTATTGAAGCAACTGGATGGATTATCAATAACAAAGGTCAGATGGAGCTGGTAGCAAAGGCTCCCAATCTCACTTTTTCTAGTTCTTGGAATCAGTCGGCTGGTTGTGACAATTCAGCAACTCCTCTGAATTAGGGTTTCAAGTAAACTAATTTTTTTAATTCTATTAATAAGGCAAGATTTCTATGTGCAAATACCCGAGTTTTCTAGCCTCGATAATGAACAGTGCTGTCTGTTTGAGCTTGATAGCAGCCGGCACTGTTAACGCTCAAATTATCCCAGATACAACACTGCCAAATAACAGCAACGTCAACGCTGCCGGCAACACAATTCAAATTGAAGGCGGAACCCAAGTCGGCAACAATTTATTTCACAGCTTCCGGGAATTTTCTGTTCCGACAAATCGCGAAGCTGTTTTTAACAACTCCTCTACAATTAAAAATATTTTCAGCCGCGTCACCGGCAGCACAATCTCTAATATTGACGGATTAATTCGCGCCAACGGAACGGCTAATTTATTTCTGCTCAATCCCAATGGCATGATTTTTGGCCCGAATGCCAAGCTTGATATTGGGGGATCTTTTATTGGAACAACGGCGAACAGTCTTCTATTTGCCGGCGGTACTTCCTTCAGCGCGATCAATCCCCAAGCGCCTCCTTTATTAACTGTTAATGTACCCATTGGGTTGCAAGTGGGTGAAAATTCAGGAGATATTGTTGTTCTAGGTGCCGGTCGCTCTTTAAGTTTTAGTTTAGAAACTGGATTAGAACGAGAAGCCCCAATGACCTCTTTAAGTGTCAAAGCCGGTCAAACCTTAGCCTTAGTTGGGGGAAATATTCATCTAGAAGGTGGAAATTTAATCGCCCCCGCCGGCACGATTAATTTACTCGCTTTATCGAATGGCGAAATTGCCATTAATTCTAATGCTTCTCAAATTACCTTAACGCCTGAAACATCTGCCCAATTTAAGGATATCCGCCTAACTCAATCGGCTTCAGTTGATACCAGTGGCGATCCAGCCGGCTTGCTTCAATTTCAGGCGCGACGACTCACACTTGAAAACGGTTCAGTCATCTTTTCCATTAACGAAGGATCAGAATTAGCTAAAAGTTTAACCTTTAATATTTCCGAGTCAGTTGAATTAATTGGCAGAACTCCGGATGGAAAGTTTCCCAGCAGCATTATTTCTTGGACAAAAGCAAGCGGCGGCGGGGGCGAATTAAGCATTAACACCAATCAATTGATGCTCAGAGATAGTAGCGGGATACTTTCTGCCACAGACGCCACCGGCAATGCGGGTAATATTAATCTTCAAGCAAAGCAAGTTAGCTTAGGCGGACTGTCAACGAATGGGGGAAGTTTAACCGCTATTCAGTCGAATCCGTGGCCAACTTCAACAGGAAATGGAGCGAATGTCACAATAGCTGCTGAACAACTAACCGTGGAAAATGGAGCAGTGATTTCCGTATCAACTTTTGGTGCCGGCCAAGGTGGCAATATTAATATTCAAGCAGAACAGGTAAAGATTCGAGGTCGCTCTATAAACGGTCAAATTCGCAGTGGATTGTATGCGCGGACAACTCTGAATAATGCGACAGCATTAACAGGAGATGCCGGCACCGTTTCCGTAGCAGCCGATAGCTTAAGTCTTAGTGATGGGGCAGCAATTAATGTAGCAAGTTTAGGAACCGGAGAAGCCGGCAATATTGAACTCAATGCTAATACCGTAGAACTCAATAACGACGCTCTGATTACAGCCACCCGACGAGCCGGCCAGCAAGGTAATATTAGAATTCGCGCTCAAAATTTAAAATTACGTCAAGAAAGCCTAATTACAACCAATGCTAGCAGTACAATTGTTACCGATTCTGGGCAAGAAATTCCCACCAATGCGGAAGAGGTAAATGGCGGTAATATTGCCATCAAAACAGATAACTTAGTTGCCCTAGAAAATAGTGACATTAGTGCCAATGCAGAAACAAGTTTTGGTGGAGGAGTTACTATCAATGCTAGCGGCATTTTTGGCACAGAGTTTCGACCAACGCAAACCCCCAACAGCGATATCACTGCCACTTCCCAACTCGGCGCACAATTTACCGGCATTGTACAAATCAATACCCCCGATGTCGATCCGGCTTCAGGTGTGGTTGAGTTGCAAGAAAGTCTCGCTGATCCCAGCACTCAAATTGCCACCGGCTGTGTCACCTCCAACAGTGAATTTACCCTCACAGGACGCGGCGGCTTACCTTCTGATCCGACTCAAACACTGGCAGGCATGGCAATCTGGCGAGATTTACGCCCGGTTGGGATTGAGGGCAGCAATACAGCAGCAGCCAGGGCGCAAGCCGGTTCAATAGATGTCCTAGTCCCTAAGCCCCATCTCCCAATCATCGAAGCCACGGGATGGGTTAGAAATCATCAAGGACAGGTTGAATTAGTGGCAAAAGCTCCCAATGTTAGTTTTTCGAGTCCTTGGAATCCGTTGGCTCAGTGCCATAATTAATTTAGAAGGTCAGGTAATCAGGTGCACAACAGGAGGTTGCTTAACTTATCTTGAAAAATTTATGTATCGTCTTTTCCAATATCACCCAGCCTGGATCATTGGTTTTGCACTTGGCTATTGTGCAATTTCCCCTATCGCTCACGCGCAAGTTATACCAGATACAACGCTGCCGAACAATACAGAAGTAACCCCAACCGACAATATAATTCAAATTGACGAAGGAACCCAAGCCGGCAGCAATCTTTTTCACAGTTTTAAAGAATTTTCTGTGCCGGCACATATCGAAGCATTTTTTAACAATTCCGCCGACATTCAAAACATTTTCACTCGCGTAACCGGCAGCAACATTTCCAATATTGAGGGATTAATTCGAGCCAACGGAACTGCCAATTTATTTTTGCTCAATCCGAATGGCATTATTTTTGGGCAAAATGCGCGGTTAAATATTGGGGGTTCTTTCACCGGCACCACAGCCGACAGCATCCAATTTGCAGACGGGAATGTTTTTTCCGCGAAAAATCTGCAATCATCACCACTTTTAACAGTTAACGTACCGATTGGTTTGCAATTTGGCATCAATCCGGGCACAATTGTCAATCAATCTCGCCCGGACAGCTCAACGGCACCTTTAACAGAAGGGTTGCAAGTCAAAGCCGGCCAAACCTTAGCCCTTGTTGGCGGTGATGTAATCTTCTCTGGCGGCAGTGCAACCGCAAGCGGGGGCGAAGTGCATTTGGGTGCGGTAAAAAGTTCGGGAACCGTTAGCCTCACTCCAACTGCTACCGGCGGCAACTTTGGATACACCGGCATTACCCAGTTCGGTACAATCGATCTCGCTGGTGCGACGGTAAACACCACCGGCATAGGCGGCGGCGCGATCAAGATGCGGGGCGAAACCGTCAATATTCGAGAGGGATCGAGCGTAATTTCCGATACCCTGGGCGATCAAAATGGCAGAGGCATCGAGATTCAAGCAGCGCAATTTAACTTACTCAATTCCTCGATATCTACAACAACATTGGGTGCCGGCAAAGGGGGAGATTTAACCGTTCGCGCCAGCCAAACCGTGCAAATGGCCGGCAGCAACCCGCTAGCATTTACCAGCTTATCAAGTGATACCGCTGGTGCCGGTGCCGGCGGCAATCTTACGGTTGAAACCGACAATTTCCAACTTCAAGGGGCAGCCTTCTTATCAGCTAGCACCTATGATGCCGGCACCGGGGGGAATTTAACTGTGCGGGCTACAGATTCAGCCGTGTTTGTAGGTACAGGATTTGACACGATGGAACTGCTCATCGGTGCCGCTATATTGGGGCAGTTTCGCCCAACGGAGGATCGGATTGGCGGTATGTTTTCGATAGCCAGTGGCACCGGCACCGGCGGGAATATGGCGATTGAGACGAACTCGCTGATTATGCAAAATGGTGCGCTGATGTTCAGTCCGGCAAAAGCACAAGGTGATAGCGGAAAAATTGACATTCAGGCTGTCAGTTCCGTTAATCTCGTTGCCTCTGGCATTCTCACAGCACCCGGTCCGGGAAGTAGCGGTTCCACCGGCAACGTCACGGTCAACACCGGCACCCTAACAATCCGGGACGGGGCGATACTTTCTAGCGCCACCATCGGCAGTGGATCGGCTGGAGATGTGATTGTCAAAGCTTCTGAGTCGGTGGAGGTTTCAACAACGATACCGGGTGCCCTGCTATCCACAGGGATTACAAATACTAGCTTTTTCGGCACTGGCGCAGGCGGCGACATTGAGATCGACACAAAAAGGGTCGTCAATCAAGCCGGTGGGCTAATTGTGGCAAATAGCGGCGGGGTGTTCGGCACCGGCATCGTGACCACTGGCGGGCCGGGGGGTAATGTTGTGATTAATGCCAGCGAATCTATCGAAATTAACGGCGTTTCTGCGGATGGGAGCATCACCAGCGGCCCTGGCACCACCACGTTCACTGGTTCGCCCGCCGGCAATCTTACCATCAGCAGCCCGAATATAAAAATCTCCGACGGAGCGATCGTCTCAAGCGCAACGCTGGGTTCTGGATCTGGGGGAACGATTCGCGTGAATGCGTCCGAGTTGCTAGAGTTGGTCGGCATATCCCCAATAACCGGCCTTCCCGCTACTTTAGTCACCTCATCAGGACGGGCAGACTTAGCGCAGCTTGTCGCAAGCGGGGCGGGCGGAGATTTGCAAATTAATGCAGGTTCAGTCATCGTCCGTGATGGGGCGGCGCTGGATGTGCGGAGTTTTGGTACTGGCGACGCCGGAACGCTTGATATTAACGCCCAGTCGGTTCGCCTAGAGAGGCAAGGCACACTCAACGCCGCCACAACAACGGGTGCCGGTGGTGACATTCAAATTCGCACCCAAGACTTACAATTGCGCCAGGGCAGCCGAATTACAACCGATGCCGGCAATACGGATGGCGGTAACATCACTCTTGGTACAGAAACCTTGGTCGCGTTAGAAAATAGTGATATTACCGCTAACGCCCAAGAAGGATTTGGTGGCAGAGTCAGTATTACCTCCCAAGGCATTTTTGGCATTCAGTTTCGCGATGTCCTCACGCCGCAAAGT
Proteins encoded in this region:
- a CDS encoding phospholipase D-like domain-containing protein, yielding MNSIKQSSSKNSKLKFKKSIPQRIIDFGKITLKAFPNFLSTQYRRTISALLMASLICGLAGCGLFQKSWWQIQFTNPTPPNNTIVAELVTNINSSKSSIHIAAFEFNLDSIAEALIAAKKRGVDIKWVTDDEYGLAEDKDPGHGQFAQLKRAGIPVKADDRPDLMHNKFIIFDNRVVWTGSTNLTINGTQRNNNNAIFLNSPELAVIFEQEFAEMWAGQFGPSSPSTVDLQQVTVNGTSVQVLFAPEDKVSSKLLPLINNAKSSIRFMAFSFTHEQLGAAMLNRAKAGVDVQGIFEKNGSETEYSELPKFYCAGMPVRQDSNPSAFHHKVIVIDNNTVITGSYNFSNNADRRNDENVVILNNGEIAKEYLSEFNTRWAESRQPAQSRMKCR
- a CDS encoding M16 family metallopeptidase — translated: MQSFQNRTVHRTVLNNGMVVLLVENPAADIIASRIFVRAGSRCEPRHQAGLAHLLAAVLTKGTSRLSSLEIAEQVESVGASLGADATPDYFLLSLKTVSSDFAQMLDLAGQLLRAPTFPEAEVELEQCLTLQGIRSQQEQPFAIAFEQLRQAMYPDHPYAFSSLGTEATVSQLTCDDLHHYHQTYFRPDNVVISLAGRIAPEYALELISEVFGDWQAPATPLPALVLPVPNPKPQQIVTPLQTQQSIVMLGYLAPSVRCAETTEAPENSSEPLNFPTTKAVSADYAALKLLNTYLGNGLSSRLFVELREKRGLAYEVSALYPTRLDTSQFAVYMGTAPDNTATALAGLRTEVERLCNVVLSDEELQAAKNKLLGQYALGKQTNAQLAQVFGWYETLGLGIEFDSSFTAAISAVTAPVAQQAACRYFSEPFISLVGPAAAVTQVPVVALS
- a CDS encoding beta strand repeat-containing protein — protein: MMSKTPVRVAWLIGCGICYSFNFIGIANAQITPDTTLPRNTTVTPAGNVIQIEGGTQAGSSLFHSFREFSVPTNTEAFFNNAADIQNIFSRVTGSTISNIDGLIRANGTANLFLLNPNGILFGPNARLNIGGSFMGTTANSIQFADGSEFSAVNPTAPPILTVNVPIGLQLGPNPGGIQVEGLGNQLAFDPETLATLREDRPAGLEVNAGNTLTLVGGNITLVGGNLTAESGRIELGSAAGGTVALIPTNSGWTLQYPDIQNFQDIRLSQAASISSSGTGGGDVHLMGRRITLSEGSAILADTLGDQPGGSLIVRATESVELTSSPGAFSSSLFASVDPGATGNGGKLLIETDHLSVADGAIIGADTFGSGNAGSLTIQANLVEFLAGSVVETSVYTGATGQGGNLIIQAERLLVTDGAQVLTFTLGGGDAAQMTVKAREVEVTGTSESGIFASVLAASVEPGATGNGGKLTIEAESLRITNGARVGVESLSFGNAGEVSVRANLVEVAGTSVLGSPSTLSADTTDAGLGGDLTLETARLIVRDGGQIATGTLGSRAGGNLNIKASESVEVSGSVPAVPPIKRDFFRDESGQHFPSGLFASSQGTGDAGNLILETQRLIVGDGAQVSVSSNQTGGAGNLNLNADQIRLDRGILSAAAAQGNQGNMTLNASDIQLQRGSQITTNATGTATGGNITINADTLAALGNSDITANATGSFGGQVIINAQGIFGTEFRPTLTIQSDITATSSLGAQFSGTVQLNTPDVDPASGVVELAQKPVDPSTQIAAGCTAARGSSFTDTGHGGLPADPTQTLRGTARWQDLRPLEAVGQIVGESERGGERETGISQFSVANPQPPIIEATGWIINNKGQMELVAKAPNLTFSSSWNQSAGCDNSATPLN
- a CDS encoding filamentous hemagglutinin N-terminal domain-containing protein translates to MNSAVCLSLIAAGTVNAQIIPDTTLPNNSNVNAAGNTIQIEGGTQVGNNLFHSFREFSVPTNREAVFNNSSTIKNIFSRVTGSTISNIDGLIRANGTANLFLLNPNGMIFGPNAKLDIGGSFIGTTANSLLFAGGTSFSAINPQAPPLLTVNVPIGLQVGENSGDIVVLGAGRSLSFSLETGLEREAPMTSLSVKAGQTLALVGGNIHLEGGNLIAPAGTINLLALSNGEIAINSNASQITLTPETSAQFKDIRLTQSASVDTSGDPAGLLQFQARRLTLENGSVIFSINEGSELAKSLTFNISESVELIGRTPDGKFPSSIISWTKASGGGGELSINTNQLMLRDSSGILSATDATGNAGNINLQAKQVSLGGLSTNGGSLTAIQSNPWPTSTGNGANVTIAAEQLTVENGAVISVSTFGAGQGGNINIQAEQVKIRGRSINGQIRSGLYARTTLNNATALTGDAGTVSVAADSLSLSDGAAINVASLGTGEAGNIELNANTVELNNDALITATRRAGQQGNIRIRAQNLKLRQESLITTNASSTIVTDSGQEIPTNAEEVNGGNIAIKTDNLVALENSDISANAETSFGGGVTINASGIFGTEFRPTQTPNSDITATSQLGAQFTGIVQINTPDVDPASGVVELQESLADPSTQIATGCVTSNSEFTLTGRGGLPSDPTQTLAGMAIWRDLRPVGIEGSNTAAARAQAGSIDVLVPKPHLPIIEATGWVRNHQGQVELVAKAPNVSFSSPWNPLAQCHN
- a CDS encoding M16 family metallopeptidase, with the translated sequence MLQLRTLSGFPAEILRLENGLTVIHQSVPATPVAVVDVWVRAGAMAEPAQWSGMAHFLEHMIFKGTDLMPPGVFDCVIENRGGMTNAATSHDYAHFFTLTAAEYLKDTLPALAELILHAAIPDDEFVRERDVVLEEIRQTADNPDWLAFQALMEIVYPRHPYGRPILGTEAKLMQHSPQEMRSFHRTHYQPENMAVVIVGDVELEPALELVNQAFEKFPVPEKCPKIQTEAEPPMIEIRRRELYVPRLEQARLIMAWTGPGVDQLQDAYGLDLLSVLLGEGRTSRLVRDLREERRCVQGVNCSFSLQQESSLLTISAWLDPKNVESVEALICEHLMQLQAKPISEAELARCKRLLCNDYAFSTETPIQLAGLYGYYHTIARSEMSVTYPTKIQSYQAKDLQRLAAQYLSPYYYAVTVLKPL